One segment of Pseudoalteromonas rubra DNA contains the following:
- a CDS encoding flagellin, whose amino-acid sequence MALFVNTNVSSINAQRQLQNSGVELDTSFKRLSSGLRINSAADDAAGLQISDRLQSQILGLNQGNRNANDGISLAQTAEGAMDEITSMFQRIRTLSQQAANGSNTDEDRLAIQEEIRQLAAEVNRVASDTTFGGQNLLDGSYSANFQVGADAVQTIGFSMQYVGATTNSMADNGGFTLSGVAGVASGVSGAALSATTATISTNIGTEADAKVFSNVYTAAGISVSSQANAQAVMAGMDALIAVVDKKRAELGAVQNRFQSTIRNQANISENLAAAKSRIKDADFAMETAKLTKNQILQQASQTILGQANQRPQAALSLLQG is encoded by the coding sequence ATGGCTTTATTTGTAAATACCAATGTCAGTTCCATTAATGCGCAACGACAACTACAAAATTCCGGTGTTGAGCTGGATACGTCCTTCAAACGCCTATCTTCTGGTCTGCGGATCAACAGTGCGGCAGACGATGCAGCAGGTTTGCAAATCTCGGACCGACTACAATCGCAGATCCTGGGTCTTAATCAGGGTAATCGAAATGCTAACGATGGTATTTCACTTGCCCAGACAGCGGAAGGGGCAATGGATGAAATTACCTCTATGTTCCAGCGGATCCGGACCTTGTCACAACAAGCAGCGAACGGCTCGAATACGGATGAGGACCGTCTGGCAATTCAGGAAGAAATTCGTCAGCTGGCGGCAGAAGTAAATCGGGTTGCAAGTGATACCACGTTTGGTGGTCAAAACCTGCTAGACGGCTCGTACTCGGCTAATTTCCAGGTAGGTGCCGATGCGGTACAAACCATTGGCTTTAGTATGCAGTATGTGGGTGCTACAACTAACTCTATGGCTGATAATGGTGGCTTTACCCTGTCAGGTGTGGCGGGTGTTGCTAGTGGAGTATCGGGCGCTGCACTGAGTGCGACGACAGCAACCATCAGTACAAATATTGGTACTGAAGCGGATGCCAAAGTGTTTTCAAACGTCTACACAGCAGCTGGTATATCAGTGTCATCGCAGGCCAATGCTCAGGCTGTTATGGCAGGTATGGATGCTCTGATTGCGGTTGTAGATAAAAAGCGGGCTGAGCTGGGTGCGGTACAAAACCGATTCCAGTCGACAATCCGAAACCAGGCCAATATTTCAGAGAACCTGGCTGCTGCAAAATCTCGGATCAAAGATGCGGACTTTGCGATGGAAACAGCTAAACTAACTAAAAACCAGATCCTACAGCAGGCCAGCCAGACTATACTAGGTCAGGCAAACCAGCGTCCGCAGGCGGCTCTGAGCCTATTACAGGGTTAA
- the flgL gene encoding flagellar hook-associated protein FlgL → MRLSQNMMYQNNLNSILDSQQDVNKAMQQVNTQKRVLTASDDPSAMARALLYTDRIQTNEQYTKNLTMLKGRLDTQEGVLDNIKDSLTRALTLTVQAGNGSLVDVDRASLSEELSAIQTAVHDLMNAKTEDGRYIFSGYQDNTEAYSYNSTQQRYQYNGDQGQHKIKVAEGVEIKSSDNGFDVFESVPTRLNVASNTATVSGGVVSSDVYVTKQGPFDQFHQANYNPDPTAPAGSNTFSLVLTAGTPNTYSLQQGATVLATGSYEENHIEVEGMEFSFTGNAPAQIDFDLEAPERDNVLNMLDDLVTALNDTTLSEKDYRQVLADSMIGIDNAKNRVSQTQSGLGGRLNTATRITDANADLDINNKIAKAELVELDMAEAITDLTKHETALQASQATFGRLSNLSLLDYIR, encoded by the coding sequence ATGCGTTTATCTCAAAATATGATGTATCAGAATAACCTGAACTCAATTCTCGATAGTCAGCAAGATGTGAATAAAGCCATGCAGCAGGTCAATACGCAAAAGCGTGTTTTGACTGCATCAGATGATCCTTCTGCAATGGCGCGGGCCTTATTGTACACAGATAGGATCCAGACCAATGAACAGTACACAAAAAATCTGACCATGCTTAAAGGTCGTCTGGATACACAAGAGGGTGTGCTGGATAACATTAAAGACTCATTAACGCGTGCTTTGACCCTGACCGTTCAGGCCGGTAATGGCTCTTTGGTTGATGTCGACAGAGCATCGTTGTCTGAAGAGCTAAGCGCTATCCAAACGGCAGTGCACGATTTGATGAATGCGAAAACGGAAGATGGCCGATACATTTTTTCCGGTTATCAGGATAACACAGAAGCCTATTCGTACAACAGTACACAACAGCGTTATCAATACAACGGTGATCAGGGGCAGCATAAAATTAAGGTTGCCGAAGGGGTTGAAATTAAATCCAGTGATAATGGGTTTGATGTTTTTGAGAGCGTACCAACACGGCTCAATGTGGCCTCCAATACTGCGACTGTGTCGGGGGGGGTCGTGAGCTCGGATGTGTATGTAACCAAACAGGGACCATTTGACCAATTTCATCAAGCCAATTATAACCCGGACCCAACAGCGCCAGCCGGCTCGAATACATTTAGTCTGGTACTTACAGCGGGAACACCTAATACCTATTCCTTACAGCAAGGTGCAACGGTATTGGCAACGGGTAGCTATGAAGAAAATCACATCGAGGTTGAAGGAATGGAGTTCAGCTTTACGGGGAATGCGCCCGCGCAGATTGACTTTGATCTTGAAGCACCAGAGCGAGATAACGTACTCAATATGCTGGATGACCTGGTTACGGCATTGAATGATACGACACTCAGTGAAAAAGATTATCGCCAGGTACTGGCTGATTCGATGATTGGTATAGATAACGCAAAAAACCGCGTTTCACAGACTCAGTCTGGTCTGGGGGGCAGGCTCAACACCGCAACGCGTATCACCGATGCGAATGCTGATCTGGATATTAACAATAAGATTGCAAAAGCAGAGCTGGTTGAGCTGGATATGGCCGAAGCCATTACCGATCTGACCAAACATGAAACTGCACTTCAGGCATCGCAGGCCACCTTTGGCCGGTTGTCTAATCTATCTCTACTCGACTACATCAGGTAA
- a CDS encoding flagellin, with protein MALYVNTNVSSLNAQRQLNKSSGALDTSFQRLSSGLRINSAKDDAAGMQITNRLNGQINGLNQGIRNANDGISLAQTAEGALDETTQMFQRIRTLAQQASNGSNTDEDRLALQEEIRSLSQEVNRVAADTTFGGQNLLDGTYDANFQVGADAVQTIGFSMQNVAATTNDLQANGGFTLSGIAGIASGVTGVALSTTTETISTTVGAAADAKVFSDVFTEAGISVSSQANAQAVLAGMDNLIAVVDKKRAELGAVQNRFQSTIRNQSNVAENLTAARSRIQDTDFAAETASLTKMQILQQASSSILSQANQRPQVALSLLG; from the coding sequence ATGGCTTTATATGTAAATACCAATGTGAGTTCATTGAACGCACAGCGGCAATTAAATAAATCCTCAGGAGCGTTAGATACGTCTTTCCAACGCTTATCATCGGGTTTGCGCATTAACAGTGCAAAAGACGATGCTGCAGGTATGCAAATCACCAACCGTCTAAACGGTCAAATCAATGGTCTGAATCAAGGTATCCGAAACGCGAACGATGGTATCTCACTAGCGCAAACCGCAGAAGGTGCGCTGGACGAAACCACTCAGATGTTCCAACGGATCAGAACACTTGCGCAACAGGCATCTAACGGTTCAAACACCGATGAAGACAGACTGGCACTGCAAGAAGAAATTCGCTCTCTTTCACAGGAAGTAAACCGCGTTGCAGCTGACACCACCTTCGGTGGTCAGAACCTGCTTGACGGTACATACGACGCGAACTTCCAGGTAGGTGCCGACGCAGTACAAACCATCGGCTTTAGTATGCAAAACGTTGCTGCTACAACCAACGACCTGCAAGCCAACGGTGGGTTTACCTTGTCTGGTATTGCGGGAATTGCCAGTGGTGTAACCGGAGTGGCACTGAGTACCACCACAGAGACCATCAGTACGACGGTAGGCGCAGCTGCGGATGCTAAAGTGTTCTCCGATGTGTTCACTGAGGCGGGAATTTCGGTGTCTTCACAGGCCAATGCACAGGCAGTACTGGCTGGTATGGACAATCTGATTGCGGTTGTAGATAAAAAACGTGCGGAGCTGGGTGCGGTGCAAAACCGATTCCAGTCAACCATTCGTAACCAGTCAAATGTTGCGGAAAACCTGACTGCTGCACGTTCTCGTATTCAGGACACCGACTTTGCTGCAGAAACGGCGAGTTTGACCAAGATGCAGATCCTGCAACAGGCAAGTAGTTCAATCCTGAGTCAGGCTAACCAGCGTCCTCAGGTCGCCCTGTCGCTCTTAGGCTAA
- a CDS encoding flagellin, with protein MALYVNTNVSSLNAQRQLNNSGNSLDVSFKRLSSGFRINSAADDAAGLQISDRLTSQINGLNQGNRNANDGISLAQTAEGAMDEVTSMFQRIRTLAQQASNGSNTDEDRLAIQEEIRSLSSEVNRVAADTTFGGQNLLDGSYSANFQVGADAVQTIGFSMQNVAGTANDMQANGGFTLSGIAGIASGVTGVALSATTATISTNIGTEADAKVFSNVFTETGISVSSQANAQAVLAGMDNLIAVVDKKRAELGAVQNRFQSTIRNQSNVSENLSAAKSRIKDTDFAQETASLTKMQILQQASQTILSQANQRPQAALSLLG; from the coding sequence ATGGCACTTTATGTAAATACTAACGTAAGTTCATTGAATGCTCAAAGACAATTAAACAATTCAGGCAACTCGCTGGATGTTTCCTTCAAGCGTTTATCATCGGGCTTTCGTATCAACAGCGCTGCTGACGATGCAGCAGGTCTACAAATTTCAGACCGTTTGACTTCACAAATCAACGGTTTAAACCAAGGTAACCGAAACGCAAACGACGGTATCTCGCTAGCGCAAACCGCTGAAGGTGCGATGGACGAAGTTACCTCAATGTTCCAGCGTATTCGTACCCTGGCACAACAGGCATCAAACGGTTCAAACACAGACGAAGACCGTTTGGCAATCCAGGAAGAAATCCGTTCACTGTCTTCAGAAGTGAACCGGGTAGCAGCAGATACAACCTTTGGTGGTCAAAACCTACTGGACGGTTCTTACTCTGCAAACTTCCAGGTTGGTGCTGATGCAGTACAAACCATCGGCTTCAGTATGCAAAATGTTGCCGGTACGGCCAACGACATGCAGGCAAACGGCGGTTTCACACTATCAGGTATCGCAGGTATTGCAAGTGGCGTAACTGGTGTTGCACTGAGTGCGACTACAGCTACCATCAGTACAAACATTGGCACTGAAGCGGATGCAAAAGTATTCTCTAACGTATTCACTGAAACAGGTATTTCGGTATCATCTCAGGCAAATGCGCAGGCAGTACTAGCTGGTATGGATAACCTGATTGCGGTTGTTGATAAGAAACGTGCAGAATTAGGTGCGGTACAAAACCGCTTCCAGTCTACGATTCGTAACCAGTCGAACGTTTCTGAGAACCTGTCAGCTGCGAAATCACGTATCAAAGATACTGACTTTGCTCAGGAAACTGCAAGCTTGACTAAAATGCAGATTCTGCAACAGGCGAGCCAGACAATCCTGAGTCAGGCTAACCAGCGTCCTCAGGCTGCACTAAGTCTACTGGGATAA
- a CDS encoding flagellar protein FlaG, whose protein sequence is MKEIQATLGLGSNNAVLTPGQIKPEESAETLRAVEKLTKLVDNPSVRAQDKQKEEADPDAQDKLFAQVKSDLAKLNDFIPVTATNLSFEFDDKGNPPFIRVIDKGNDEVIREIPSEEFREVAKALEEFADKVSGKGLLFDRTA, encoded by the coding sequence GTGAAAGAGATTCAGGCAACATTAGGGCTTGGTTCGAATAATGCGGTGCTCACTCCTGGTCAAATTAAGCCTGAGGAAAGTGCAGAGACGCTTCGGGCTGTGGAAAAGTTAACCAAGTTGGTTGATAACCCCTCAGTGCGGGCTCAGGACAAGCAAAAGGAAGAAGCTGACCCTGATGCACAGGACAAATTATTCGCCCAGGTGAAATCTGATCTGGCAAAGCTGAATGACTTTATACCGGTCACGGCAACTAATTTGTCGTTTGAGTTTGATGATAAAGGCAATCCGCCTTTCATCAGAGTCATCGACAAAGGCAATGATGAAGTGATCCGGGAAATTCCCTCAGAGGAATTTCGCGAAGTTGCTAAGGCTTTGGAGGAATTTGCCGATAAAGTATCAGGAAAAGGTTTGCTGTTTGACAGGACAGCATAA
- the flgJ gene encoding flagellar assembly peptidoglycan hydrolase FlgJ → MNTDPTRNQSFYDLTDLNSLRQDALKSTGDANASEEALRKAAQQFESIFTQMMLSSMRKANEVLEDKDSPFNSSSVKFYRDMHDQQMSMQLSSEGSLGLADLIVQQLSPNRDGYMPSSVLRTGAELQSDRIANGEAAQVKAEQQPEVMESASKDVQFDDPESFVSQLWEHAKSAAAKIGLNPAVMVAQAALETGWGKHIIARQDGESSLNLFNIKADKRWQGDSASKMTLEFEQGLPVKKQASFRAYDSLKDSINDYVDFLQSNPRYQEALTKTDNPDQYLDALQQAGYATDPDYAEKIKRVLDRGEFQSMLSASVHQGVN, encoded by the coding sequence ATGAATACTGATCCAACTCGCAACCAAAGTTTCTATGACTTAACTGATCTGAACTCGTTAAGACAGGATGCACTGAAAAGTACCGGAGACGCCAATGCCTCTGAAGAAGCGTTGCGTAAGGCGGCTCAACAGTTCGAGTCAATTTTCACTCAAATGATGTTGTCCAGCATGCGAAAGGCCAATGAGGTTCTGGAGGACAAAGATAGTCCGTTTAATTCCAGCAGCGTCAAATTTTATCGTGACATGCATGATCAGCAAATGTCTATGCAGCTCTCCAGCGAAGGGAGCTTGGGTCTCGCAGATCTGATTGTGCAGCAATTATCGCCTAACCGGGATGGGTATATGCCCAGCTCTGTACTGCGCACCGGTGCGGAGCTACAAAGCGACCGGATCGCCAATGGTGAAGCTGCACAGGTGAAAGCTGAGCAACAGCCTGAGGTGATGGAAAGTGCATCTAAAGATGTTCAATTCGATGATCCAGAGTCCTTCGTTAGCCAGCTCTGGGAGCATGCTAAGTCAGCAGCTGCCAAGATTGGTTTGAATCCAGCTGTCATGGTTGCTCAGGCTGCACTGGAAACAGGTTGGGGCAAGCACATCATTGCCCGCCAGGACGGTGAAAGCAGTTTAAACCTGTTTAACATAAAAGCCGATAAGCGTTGGCAGGGTGACAGCGCCAGTAAAATGACGCTGGAATTTGAGCAAGGTTTACCAGTGAAAAAGCAAGCGAGCTTCAGAGCGTATGATTCGCTGAAAGATAGCATCAATGATTATGTCGATTTCCTGCAGTCCAATCCTCGTTACCAAGAGGCTTTAACTAAGACAGATAATCCGGACCAATACCTGGATGCGCTGCAACAGGCAGGGTATGCAACCGATCCAGATTATGCAGAAAAAATTAAACGTGTGTTGGACAGAGGAGAATTTCAGTCCATGTTGTCAGCGTCAGTGCATCAGGGAGTAAATTAA
- the flgK gene encoding flagellar hook-associated protein FlgK gives MSFNLMNIGTSGVRASSELLQTTSKNIANLNTKGYVRERTEHTTMVNNQVGRGETVRLLNEFAQKQLNRDLSSEAYYEQFVTEATRVDTLFGEESNNLNQSINSLFNNMQEAMNLPSSTVARSLFLTDAQNLIDQMDRLSGIVFDQSNIVNEQLSIYSDEANNLIQKISDMNAQVAALNGNNSDGSGSSLLNQRDQAIRDLAELVDIETLDGKNGEKLVFLGSGQSLVMENGSFNLFSMDGDPDPNHKTLTLDVTDGAAVALEVDHVSLRGKIGGLMAFRDDILVPAQTQLGQIGLSLADAFNQQNQLGMDLDGNLGGNIFTLPTVGGYPYESNTSTAQLTATVEPGKGKEVPATDFRVTYTAANTVEIAAVDSKGNVQGTPVTANVIGGVIDSNSVAAGVDMFGLQMNLTGTANVGDSFLVKLNSGTAGNLQLATDRPESLALASPIRTETAASNVSTANISVGSVTNTDPATSNFTAAPPSLTNGTITLTKTANANEYQIVDGNGTNTFTITPPAENLLAQAGGAYASYGFDFNIEGTPATGDTFTIEFNTGGFDDNRNGLELSKLQSAELVRQNVVTTATADNLKTFNEAYAGLVTEIGVVANQAKTNGAAYEALAAQSEAWYESMAGVNLDEEAANLLRFQQSYSAAAQVLTAARTVFETLLSAAR, from the coding sequence ATGTCATTTAATCTTATGAATATTGGTACTTCCGGGGTCAGGGCCAGCTCTGAATTACTCCAGACGACCAGTAAAAACATCGCAAACCTGAATACCAAAGGTTATGTTCGCGAGCGGACTGAACACACCACTATGGTCAACAACCAGGTGGGACGTGGTGAAACCGTGCGCCTACTCAATGAGTTTGCTCAGAAGCAGCTTAATCGTGATCTTTCGAGTGAGGCTTACTACGAACAGTTTGTGACGGAAGCCACTCGGGTTGATACCTTGTTTGGTGAAGAGTCTAATAATCTGAATCAGAGCATCAACTCGTTGTTCAATAATATGCAGGAAGCGATGAATTTACCTTCCTCAACGGTTGCGCGCTCCCTGTTTTTGACGGATGCACAGAACTTAATTGATCAGATGGATCGATTATCAGGCATTGTGTTTGATCAGAGCAATATCGTAAATGAGCAATTGTCGATTTATTCTGATGAAGCCAATAACCTGATCCAGAAGATCAGTGACATGAACGCCCAAGTTGCGGCGCTCAATGGTAATAACAGCGATGGCAGCGGCAGCTCCTTGCTTAATCAACGAGATCAGGCCATCAGAGATCTGGCTGAATTGGTAGACATCGAAACCCTGGATGGCAAGAATGGTGAAAAACTCGTTTTTCTTGGCTCCGGGCAATCTTTGGTCATGGAAAATGGCAGTTTTAATCTCTTCTCAATGGATGGCGACCCCGATCCGAACCACAAAACGTTGACGCTGGATGTGACTGATGGTGCCGCTGTGGCGTTAGAGGTGGATCATGTCAGTCTTAGAGGAAAGATTGGCGGCCTGATGGCATTTCGTGATGATATTTTGGTGCCAGCACAGACTCAGCTTGGTCAAATCGGACTATCACTTGCCGATGCTTTTAACCAGCAAAACCAGCTGGGTATGGACCTGGATGGTAATCTTGGCGGTAACATATTCACGCTACCAACGGTCGGCGGATATCCGTATGAAAGCAATACCAGTACCGCACAGTTAACGGCTACGGTTGAGCCTGGTAAAGGTAAAGAAGTCCCGGCGACGGATTTCAGAGTCACTTATACCGCAGCAAACACCGTCGAAATTGCAGCGGTAGACAGTAAGGGCAATGTTCAGGGAACGCCCGTAACTGCAAACGTGATTGGCGGGGTGATAGATTCAAACTCCGTTGCGGCAGGTGTCGACATGTTTGGTTTGCAAATGAACCTGACAGGGACCGCTAATGTGGGTGACAGCTTCCTGGTTAAGCTTAACTCGGGAACTGCGGGGAATTTACAACTTGCAACTGATAGACCTGAAAGTTTAGCACTGGCTTCACCAATACGGACGGAGACTGCGGCCAGTAATGTGAGTACGGCAAACATTTCTGTAGGCTCTGTTACCAACACAGATCCTGCTACGAGTAACTTTACAGCGGCACCACCGAGCCTGACCAATGGCACAATCACACTGACTAAAACGGCAAACGCCAATGAATATCAGATTGTCGATGGCAATGGTACTAATACTTTTACCATTACACCGCCAGCTGAAAACTTGCTTGCCCAGGCGGGTGGTGCGTATGCCAGCTATGGCTTCGATTTTAATATTGAGGGGACGCCAGCGACGGGTGACACATTCACCATTGAGTTTAATACCGGCGGTTTTGATGATAACCGTAATGGCCTCGAGCTTAGTAAGTTACAAAGCGCGGAACTGGTGCGTCAGAACGTAGTGACGACTGCAACCGCAGATAATCTGAAAACCTTTAATGAAGCGTACGCCGGACTGGTAACGGAAATTGGTGTTGTGGCCAATCAGGCCAAAACCAATGGTGCGGCTTACGAAGCACTGGCAGCCCAATCTGAAGCTTGGTATGAATCTATGGCGGGCGTTAACCTGGATGAAGAAGCGGCAAACTTGCTGCGTTTTCAACAATCTTACTCAGCAGCGGCACAAGTACTTACTGCAGCAAGAACTGTGTTTGAAACCTTATTAAGTGCGGCGAGGTAA
- the fliS gene encoding flagellar export chaperone FliS, with the protein MYNARVKNYQKEALKTRVAGADRYEIIQMLMAGAVEKMVLAKVSIEKRHLEAKAEHISKASAILEALRGCLDFEVGGEVTENLYALYSYMIDRLLDASIQNDPAIIDEVSNLLKEIKSAWDAIPVDVRQQTLNDNGADANVG; encoded by the coding sequence ATGTACAACGCAAGAGTTAAAAATTATCAGAAAGAAGCACTGAAAACGCGTGTAGCCGGTGCTGATCGGTACGAAATTATTCAAATGCTAATGGCTGGCGCAGTAGAGAAAATGGTACTAGCCAAAGTCTCAATTGAAAAGCGTCACCTGGAAGCAAAAGCAGAGCATATTTCAAAAGCCTCTGCGATTTTAGAAGCACTTCGTGGCTGCCTGGATTTTGAAGTAGGCGGAGAAGTGACCGAGAATTTATACGCTTTGTATTCTTACATGATAGACCGGCTACTGGATGCAAGCATTCAGAATGATCCAGCGATCATTGACGAAGTGTCAAATCTGTTAAAGGAAATTAAATCAGCCTGGGATGCTATCCCTGTCGACGTTCGTCAGCAGACATTGAATGACAATGGCGCTGATGCTAATGTCGGTTAA
- the fliD gene encoding flagellar filament capping protein FliD produces the protein MPLITSAGVGSGLDLESIIKASVDAENIPKMQAFVKKEESLKVELSALGEVKSAISKLNDTVKKLADPENFGKRVANITQPTSGDIISVTPTSEISVGNFDIAVKQLAQGSRAVSADGAYTSIDDVVSATGGTLTFGAGADNNFTLDVTAGMTLGELRDAINASETNFGVTANIVNTGTAAGSKLILTSNVSGTGNDLTVTNDNAELDKVSIGTTGGMTIATDDAARNSIITVDGLEIQSDTNTFKDAVQDMTIKALAKSEGNDTDGYDTASLNVDYDRDSVNTLIDEFISNYNNLIGNIGFQTRIGKPLNGDSSMRTLSDQLITTLSTNLTDAGPFETIFDIGLGVDNDGYLEKSSLVRSLNDAMDSNFDDIGTAFAGDNGVAKQLESLLDNYASSSGLIKDREDGLNGQLSDLEDDVENHEFRMASLEERLRKQYAGLDVLIAQMQQTQSYLGAQLANLPGFTKSK, from the coding sequence ATGCCACTTATAACGTCTGCAGGCGTCGGCTCAGGTCTGGACTTGGAGAGTATTATTAAAGCATCGGTTGATGCCGAAAATATTCCCAAGATGCAGGCCTTCGTCAAGAAAGAAGAGTCTTTGAAAGTAGAGCTCTCTGCCTTGGGCGAGGTTAAGTCTGCTATCTCCAAACTCAATGACACAGTTAAAAAGCTAGCTGACCCTGAAAACTTCGGTAAAAGGGTCGCTAATATCACGCAGCCAACATCTGGTGACATCATCAGTGTGACGCCGACTTCAGAAATTTCAGTTGGTAACTTTGATATTGCCGTCAAACAATTGGCACAGGGGAGCCGTGCCGTTTCGGCAGATGGTGCTTACACGTCAATTGACGATGTTGTGAGTGCCACCGGAGGTACGTTAACGTTTGGCGCCGGGGCCGATAATAATTTCACGCTGGATGTGACAGCGGGTATGACGCTGGGTGAATTACGAGACGCGATAAACGCGTCTGAAACAAACTTTGGCGTGACAGCCAACATAGTAAACACCGGTACAGCAGCAGGGTCAAAGTTGATATTGACATCCAATGTTAGTGGTACAGGCAATGACCTTACCGTGACGAATGACAATGCAGAGCTGGATAAAGTATCGATTGGTACCACTGGCGGGATGACCATTGCCACAGACGATGCTGCGCGTAACTCAATCATCACGGTTGATGGTTTGGAAATACAAAGCGATACCAACACCTTTAAAGACGCGGTTCAGGACATGACTATCAAGGCGTTGGCAAAGAGTGAAGGGAACGATACCGATGGCTATGATACGGCGAGTCTCAATGTCGACTATGACAGAGACTCAGTGAATACGCTGATTGATGAGTTTATCTCGAACTATAACAACCTGATTGGGAATATCGGTTTTCAGACTCGGATTGGTAAACCGCTAAACGGCGATTCATCGATGCGGACGCTTAGTGACCAGTTGATTACTACCTTATCCACTAACCTAACCGATGCGGGTCCATTTGAAACCATATTCGATATCGGTTTAGGGGTAGACAATGATGGTTACCTTGAAAAATCGTCGTTAGTACGTAGTCTTAATGATGCAATGGATAGTAACTTCGATGATATTGGCACAGCGTTTGCAGGAGATAATGGTGTCGCCAAGCAGCTAGAGTCGTTGCTTGACAATTATGCAAGCTCGAGCGGTTTGATTAAAGATCGAGAAGATGGTTTGAACGGCCAGCTCAGCGATTTAGAAGACGATGTGGAGAATCACGAATTTCGCATGGCGTCTTTAGAAGAGAGATTACGAAAGCAGTATGCGGGGCTGGATGTATTGATTGCCCAGATGCAGCAAACGCAATCTTATTTGGGCGCTCAGCTCGCGAATTTGCCAGGGTTCACCAAGTCTAAGTAA